A genomic stretch from Enterobacter oligotrophicus includes:
- a CDS encoding YqgE/AlgH family protein → MNLQHHFLIAMPALQDPIFRRAVVYICEYNEDGAMGIIINKPLENLQVEGILDKLKITAEERLPEIRLDKPVMLGGPLAEDRGFILHTPPIFSSSIRISDNTVITTSRDVLETLGTASQPSEVLVALGYASWEKGQLEQEILDNAWLTAPADMNILFKTPIADRWRDAAKLIGIDILTMPGVAGHA, encoded by the coding sequence ATGAATTTACAGCATCACTTTCTTATTGCCATGCCTGCTCTCCAGGACCCAATTTTCCGCCGCGCTGTGGTTTATATTTGTGAATACAATGAAGACGGTGCGATGGGGATTATCATCAACAAGCCGCTGGAAAACCTGCAGGTTGAAGGGATTCTGGACAAACTGAAAATCACGGCTGAGGAGCGTCTGCCTGAAATCCGCCTTGATAAGCCAGTGATGCTGGGTGGGCCTCTTGCAGAAGATCGTGGTTTTATTCTGCATACGCCGCCGATCTTTTCTTCCAGCATACGTATCTCTGATAACACCGTGATCACGACCTCGCGCGACGTGCTTGAAACGCTGGGCACCGCCAGTCAGCCTTCCGAGGTACTGGTTGCGCTGGGCTACGCCTCCTGGGAGAAGGGCCAGCTTGAACAGGAAATTCTGGATAACGCCTGGCTGACCGCCCCTGCGGACATGAACATCCTGTTTAAAACGCCGATCGCCGATCGCTGGCGTGACGCCGCAAAACTGATTGGCATCGATATTCTGACCATGCCGGGCGTAGCGGGGCATGCATAA
- the endA gene encoding deoxyribonuclease I, whose protein sequence is MSRNVSLAVAFLTTALSGHALADGINSFSQAKTAGVKVNADVPGDFYCGCKINWQGKKGVVDLESCGYKVRKNENRASRIEWEHVVPAWQFGHQRQCWQDGGRKNCAKDPVYRQMESDMHNLQPAVGEVNGDRGNFMYSQWNGGEGQYGQCAMKVDFKEKVAEPPARARGSIARTYFYMRDRYNLNLSRQQTQLFNAWDKLYPVTEWECQRDARIAKVQGNHNPYVQRACQAQKS, encoded by the coding sequence ATGTCCCGTAATGTTTCTCTCGCGGTCGCCTTTCTGACGACAGCGCTTTCAGGCCATGCTCTGGCCGACGGTATCAACAGTTTCTCTCAGGCTAAAACCGCAGGCGTTAAGGTAAATGCTGACGTCCCTGGCGATTTCTACTGTGGCTGTAAAATTAACTGGCAAGGTAAAAAAGGGGTCGTTGACCTCGAATCCTGCGGCTATAAGGTGCGTAAAAACGAGAATCGCGCCAGCCGCATCGAATGGGAACATGTGGTTCCCGCATGGCAGTTTGGTCACCAGCGTCAGTGCTGGCAGGATGGCGGACGTAAAAACTGCGCCAAAGATCCGGTCTACCGCCAGATGGAAAGCGATATGCACAACCTGCAGCCCGCGGTAGGCGAAGTGAATGGCGATCGTGGCAATTTTATGTACAGCCAGTGGAACGGTGGCGAGGGGCAGTACGGACAGTGCGCCATGAAGGTGGATTTTAAAGAGAAAGTCGCCGAGCCGCCTGCCCGTGCGCGCGGCAGCATTGCCCGCACCTACTTCTATATGCGTGACCGTTACAACCTCAACCTTTCACGCCAGCAAACGCAGTTGTTCAACGCCTGGGACAAGCTGTACCCGGTAACGGAGTGGGAGTGCCAGCGCGACGCGCGCATCGCCAAAGTCCAGGGGAATCATAACCCTTACGTCCAGCGGGCTTGCCAGGCGCAAAAGAGCTAA
- the rsmE gene encoding 16S rRNA (uracil(1498)-N(3))-methyltransferase, with amino-acid sequence MRIPRIYHPELITPGGEIALSDDAANHVGRVLRMGAGQAIQLFDGSNQVFDAEITRADKKSVHVNVLRGEVDDRESPLHIHLGQVMSRGEKMEFTIQKSIELGVSLITPLFSERCGVKLDAERLNKKIQQWQKIAIAACEQSGRNRIPEIRPAMDLEEWCAEEESGLKLNLHPRASASINTLPLPVERVRLLIGPEGGLSADEIAMTARYQFTDILLGPRVLRTETTALTAITALQVRFGDLG; translated from the coding sequence ATGCGCATCCCTCGCATCTATCACCCTGAACTGATTACCCCAGGTGGTGAAATCGCCCTGTCTGACGACGCCGCTAACCACGTTGGCCGCGTGCTGCGCATGGGCGCAGGCCAGGCAATCCAGCTCTTTGACGGTTCTAATCAGGTTTTCGACGCGGAGATCACGCGGGCCGATAAAAAAAGCGTGCATGTGAATGTATTGCGCGGTGAAGTGGACGACCGTGAATCGCCGCTGCACATTCATCTGGGACAGGTAATGTCGCGCGGAGAAAAGATGGAGTTCACCATTCAGAAATCCATTGAACTGGGTGTAAGCCTCATTACGCCACTTTTTTCTGAGCGCTGCGGCGTTAAACTGGATGCGGAACGTCTGAACAAAAAGATCCAGCAGTGGCAGAAAATCGCCATTGCGGCGTGTGAACAGAGCGGCCGCAACCGTATTCCGGAGATCCGCCCGGCGATGGATCTGGAGGAGTGGTGTGCCGAGGAGGAGAGCGGGCTGAAGCTCAATCTCCATCCACGCGCCAGCGCCAGCATCAACACGCTGCCGCTGCCCGTCGAACGTGTACGGCTGTTGATTGGTCCTGAAGGCGGCCTTTCGGCGGACGAAATTGCGATGACGGCACGTTACCAGTTTACTGATATTCTGTTGGGACCTCGCGTTCTGCGCACTGAGACAACGGCACTCACAGCCATTACCGCGCTACAGGTACGGTTTGGCGATCTGGGTTGA
- the gshB gene encoding glutathione synthase, with the protein MIKLGIVMDPIANINIKKDSSFAMLLEAQRRGYELHYMEMNDLYLINGEARARTRIVNVEQNYDKWYEFGTEQDITLADLDVILMRKDPPFDTEYIYCTYILERAEEKGTLIVNKPQSLRDCNEKLYTAWFSDLTPETLVTRSKAQLKAFWQKHSDIILKPLDGMGGASIFRVKEGDPNIGVIAETLTEHGSRYCMAQNYIPAIVDGDKRVLVVDGEPVPYCLARIPQGGETRGNLAAGGRGEPRPLTESDWEIARRVGPTLKAKGLIFVGLDIIGDRLTEVNVTSPTCIREIEAEFPVSITGMLMDAIEKRLQK; encoded by the coding sequence ATGATCAAGCTCGGCATCGTGATGGACCCCATCGCAAATATTAACATCAAGAAAGATTCCAGCTTCGCCATGCTGCTGGAAGCGCAGCGTCGGGGCTATGAACTCCACTATATGGAGATGAACGACCTTTACCTGATCAACGGTGAAGCCCGCGCACGCACCCGCATTGTTAACGTCGAGCAGAACTACGATAAATGGTACGAATTCGGTACCGAGCAGGACATTACGCTTGCCGACCTCGATGTGATCCTGATGCGTAAAGATCCGCCGTTCGACACCGAATACATCTACTGCACCTATATTCTTGAACGCGCAGAAGAGAAAGGAACGTTGATCGTCAATAAACCGCAGAGCCTGCGCGACTGTAACGAAAAGCTCTACACCGCGTGGTTTTCTGACCTGACGCCGGAAACGCTGGTGACCCGCAGCAAGGCACAACTGAAAGCGTTCTGGCAAAAGCACAGCGATATCATCTTAAAACCGCTGGACGGCATGGGCGGCGCGTCCATCTTCCGCGTCAAAGAAGGCGATCCAAACATTGGCGTGATTGCGGAGACACTGACCGAGCACGGCAGCCGTTACTGCATGGCGCAGAATTACATTCCTGCCATCGTCGACGGTGACAAGCGTGTTCTGGTGGTTGATGGTGAACCGGTCCCTTACTGCCTGGCACGTATCCCGCAGGGCGGCGAAACCCGCGGCAACCTGGCAGCCGGTGGTCGTGGCGAACCGCGCCCGCTTACCGAAAGCGACTGGGAAATTGCCCGCCGCGTTGGTCCAACGCTCAAAGCCAAAGGTCTGATCTTCGTTGGCCTGGATATCATCGGCGATCGCCTGACCGAAGTGAACGTCACCAGCCCGACCTGCATTCGTGAGATTGAAGCGGAATTCCCGGTTTCGATCACCGGGATGCTGATGGACGCTATCGAAAAACGTTTACAGAAATAA
- a CDS encoding SprT family zinc-dependent metalloprotease, translating to MKAPRLPIAIQQAVMRSLREKLAQANLKLGRNYPEPKLVYQQRGTAAGTAWLESYEIRLNPVLMMENQQAFIEEVVPHELAHLLVWKHFGRVAPHGKEWKWMMEAVLGVPARRTHQFELESVRRNTFPYRCQCQQHQLTVRRHNRVVRGEATYRCVKCGEPLVAE from the coding sequence ATGAAAGCTCCCCGTCTCCCCATTGCCATTCAGCAAGCCGTCATGCGCAGCCTGCGGGAAAAACTCGCCCAGGCGAACCTGAAGCTCGGCCGCAATTATCCGGAACCCAAGCTCGTTTATCAGCAGCGTGGAACCGCGGCGGGCACCGCCTGGCTGGAATCGTATGAGATCCGCCTGAACCCGGTGTTGATGATGGAAAACCAGCAGGCGTTTATAGAGGAAGTGGTGCCGCACGAACTGGCGCATCTGCTGGTATGGAAACACTTTGGCCGCGTGGCACCGCACGGGAAAGAGTGGAAGTGGATGATGGAAGCGGTGCTTGGCGTACCGGCTCGTCGAACCCATCAGTTCGAACTGGAATCGGTGCGTCGCAATACCTTCCCCTACCGCTGCCAGTGCCAGCAGCACCAGTTGACCGTCCGCCGTCATAATCGTGTGGTACGCGGCGAGGCCACTTACCGCTGCGTCAAATGCGGTGAACCACTGGTCGCGGAATGA